The Sandaracinus amylolyticus genomic interval CGGCACCGTCACCGCGACCGCGAGCCACACGCCTTGCCACAGGATGCGTCGCGCCGTGCGGTGCTCTCCCGCGCCGACCGCCTGCGCGATCAGCGGATCGAGGCCGAACATCAGGCCCATCCCGAACACCGCGAGCAGGAAGAAGATCGCGTTGCCGAGCCCCGCGGCGGCGAGCTCGGACGCGCCGAGGCGCCCGACGATCGCGATGTCGACGAGGCTCAGCGCCATGTTGCCGAGGTTCGTGAGCACCAGCGGGGTCGCGAGGCGCGCGAGCTCCGCGAGCTCCTGTTCGATCGCACGGCGCACGGGGGCGGGAGGCGTAGCACCCTTTTTCGATCGGCTATGCTCCGCGACCCATGTTCAGAAGGCCCTGGGCGAGCGCGGCGGTGGCAGCGATGGTGATCGGCTGCGGTTCGAATGCGAGCGAAGAAGAGACCGGCGCGGATCCGACGACCGCACCTCCGATCGAAGCGGCGCCGAGCGCGCCCGCTTCGATCGCCGACCCCGATTTCCTGGAGCAGTACGCAGTGACCTACCGCTTCAACCACGGTCACCCCGGCGGCTTCCGGCTCACGCCCGAGGGCGACGCGGTGCTCTTCCTGCGATCGGGCCCGCGCTCGTTCGTGAACGACCTGTGGACGTTCGACGTCGCGGGCGGCACCGAGCGCGTGCTGCTCACCGCGGATCAGGTGCTCGGCGGCGCCGAGGAAGAGCTCTCCGCGGAAGAGCGCGCGCGCCGCGAGCGCATGCGCATGACGTCGCGCGGGATCGCGGGGTTCGATCTCTCGCCCGACGGACGCACGCTGCTCGTGCCGCTCTCGGGTCGTCTCTTCCTCGTGGATCGCGCGCGCGCCGGGCAGGAGGGCTCGGTGCGCGAGCTGATCTCGAGCGCGGGCTTCCCGGTCGACGCGCGCTTCTCGCCCGACGGCTCGAAGATCGCGGTGGTGCGCGAGGGCGACCTCTACGTGATCGACGTCGCGAGCGGGCGCGAGCGACGCATCACGACGCGCCCGAACGAGCACGTCGAGTACGGCAGCGCGGAGTTCGTCGCGCAGGAGGAGATGAGCCGCTACGAGGGCTACTGGTGGTCGCCCGACTCGCGCTCGCTGCTCGTGCAGGAGACCGACACGAGCGGCGTCGAGCGGATGCACATCCTCGATCCCTCGCACCCCGAGCAGTCCGCGCACGAGTCGCCCTACCCGCGCCCCGGCATGCCCAACGCGAGCGTGCGCCTCGCGCTCGTCTCGGCGAACGGCGGCGCGCTGCGCTACGTCGACTGGGACCGCGAGCGCTACCCGTACCTCGCCACGGTGCGCTGGGCGCAGAACGCGCCGATCACGCTCCTCGTGCAGGATCGCGCTCAGCAGGAGGAACTGCTGCTCGCGATCGATCCGACCTCGCTCGAGCAGCGCACGCTCCTCACCGAGCGCGACGACGCGTGGCTCAACCTCGATCAGGACGTGCCGCGATTCATCGCGAACGGCACGCAATTCCTCTGGGCGAGCGAGCGCTCGGGCGAGTGGCGCCTCGAGCTGCGCAACACCGCGGACGGCGCGCTGATCCGCGAGCTCACGCCGCAGGAATTCGGGTACCACGGCATCGTCGCGGTCGACGAAGCGAGCGGCAAGGTCTGGGTCGGCGCGTCGAACGAGCCCAGCGAGATGCACGTGTATCGCGTCTCGCTCGACGGCACCGGCGAGCCCGAGCAGATGACCTCGGGGCGCGCGATGCACGAGGCGGTGGTCGCGCGGAACGGCAGCGCGTGGGTCCACACTTCGCGCACGCTCGAGGGCCCGCGCACCAGCACGGTGAAGCGCGCCGACGGCACCGAGGCCGGCGTGGTGCGCTCGTACGCCGAGGAAGCGCCGTTCGCGCCGAACGTGACGATCGAGAACGTCGGCGCGCGCGCGTGGCGCGCGGCGATCGTGCGTCCGCGCAACTTCGAGGAAGGCCGCCGCTATCCGGTGCTCGTGCACGTCTACGCGGGCCCCGGCGTGCGCTACGTGAGCGCGGATCGCGACCGCTGGATGCTCAACCAGTGGTTCGCGGATCACGGCTTCATCGTCGTGACGTTCGACGGTCGCGGCACGCCGGGGCGCGGCCGCGAGTGGGAGCGAGCGATCCGCGGGGACTTCATCACCGTGCCGCTCGAGGATCAGGTCGCAGCGCTGCAGGCCGCGGGCGCGGCGCATCCCGAGATGGATCTCGAGCGCGTCGGCATCTACGGGTGGTCGTTCGGCGGCTACTTCTCGGCGATGGCGGTGCTGCGTCGCCCCGACGTGTTCCGCGCGGGCATCGCCGGCGCGCCGGTGAGCGAGTGGCGCGACTACGACACGCACTACACCGAGCGGTACCTCGGGCTGCCCGAGGCCGAGGGCCAGGAGGGCGCGTACGCGCAGAGCTCGGTGCTCACCTACGCCGCGCGCACCGAGGGCGATCAGCGCCCGCTGCTCATCGTCCACGGCACGGCGGACGACAACGTCTACTTCAGCCACGCGATCAAGCTGAGCGACGCGATGTTCCGCGCCGGGCGCGACCACGAATTCCTGCCGCTCGCCGGGCTCACGCACATGGTCCCGGAGCCGCTCGTCACGCGTCGACTCCAGACGCGCATGATCGAGTTCTTCCGTCGCAGCCTGGCGCGCTGAGCGCGACTGCTACGGAATGTGTAGCGCTACGCATTCCGTAGCACCGCGTCGAGCTATCCTGCGCGCGTGCTCTCGTACTGCGCTCGCATCTCGACCCCAGTCGTCGTTTCCGTCGCGCTGGCGGCGTGCGACGGCCGAGCCGCTCCGAGCGACGGCGGCAGCGAGCTGCCCGACGCCGTCGCGCAGGACGACGCGCCCGATGCGCCGGCCGACGCCGGGCCGCCCGACGTGCTCTTCGTCGGCAACAGCTACGTCTTCGTGAACGACGTCGCGGGCCACTACCGCGCGATCGTGCCCGGCGGCCGCGTCGAAGAGGTGACGGAGGGCGGCTACACGTTCGCGCAGCACGCAGCCGACGCGCGCACCGAAGGCACCGCGCTCGCGCGCGCGCTCGACGAGGACGGCGCGTTCGACGTCGTCGTGCTCCAGGAGCAGAGCCAGATCGGTGGCTTCTATCCCGTCGACGCCGATCGCATCGCGTCGATCGCGGGAGCCTCCGAGCTCGGTGCGCTCGCGCGCGCACGCGGCGCGCGCGTCGTGCTCTACGCGACGTGGGGACGCGAGCGCGGCGACACGAGCGGGTTCCCGCCCTACACGACGTATCGATCGATGCAGGCGATGCTCGACGCCGGGTATCTCGGGCTCGCGGCGCTCCTGCGCGACGAGGGCGTCGACGTGCGCATCGCGCCCGTCGGCGGCGCGTTCCACGCCGTGCACGACGACGTCGTGCGCGCGGGCGGCGACCCGTACGCGGAGGGCAGCGACTTCGACGCGCTCTACGAGCCCGACGAGTCGCACCCCTCGCTGCGCGGCGCGTACCTCGCCGCATGCGTGATCGCGGCGACGATCACCGGCGACGATCCGCGCACGTTCGTCGACGAGCCGACGCTCGGCGCGGACACGTCGAGCGCGCTGCGCGACGCGTGTGCTCGTGCGATCGACGACCCGCGCTGGACCGTGCCCGCGATCGTGCGGACCGAGCCGCTGATGCTCGACGAGCCGACGACCTACGGGCGCGTCGGGATCACGATCGCGATGTCGTCCGATGGGTCGCGTGTGATCGCGGGCGCGAGCGCGATGGGCAGCGCGCGTGTCTTCGCGCGCGGCGCGACCGCGTGGGCCGAGGAGATCGCGTGGGCCGACGCCCGCGACGTGATCGCGCTGAGCGGCGACGGAGTGCGCGCCATCGCGGGCGATCGCATCGTGCGGCGCGAAAACGAGGTGTGGACCGACGAGGCCACGGTCCCGCCCGGCCCGGGAACGTTCGTGGGACGAGGCGGCAGCGCGGCGCTGAGCGCGGACGGAACGCGCGCCGTCGTCGGTGGGCTCTGGGACGAGACCGGCGAGGGCGCGACGGTGAGCGCGCGCGTGCTCGTGCGAAGCGGCGAGACGTGGGCCGAGGAAGCGCCGATCCCCGCGAGCGAGGCGTCGCTCTTCACCGCGGTGACGGTGGCGATGGACGCGACCGGCGAGCGCATCGTGGTGTCGGACGGCGCGGTCCGCGTGTTCGTGCGCGACGGGACGACGTGGAACCTCGAGGGCACGCTCGGGACGGGCCGCTTGCCGGTCGCGATCTCGGGCGACGGCACGCGCGCGTTGGTGGGTGACTCCGACGCGCTGCGCGCGATCGCGTACCTGCGAAGCGGCACGACGTGGGCCGAGGAACAAACGCTGATCGGATCGCCCGCGAGCCGCTTCGGGAGCGCCGTCGCGCTCAGCGCGGACGGCACGCGCGCGATCGTCGGCGCGCCCGGTGACATGCCCGTCGTCATGCGCGCGGGCACCGGCAGCGCGCGCGTGTTCGTCCATCGCGACGGCGCGTTCCACGAGGACTTCGTCGTCGTGCCGCGCGAGCCCGCGACCGTCACGCCGAACCTCGGCTGGTCGGTCGCGCTCGACGCGACGGGCACGCGCGCCGCGCTCGGCGAGCCCGACCACGACGCAGGCGCAGAGCTCCCGAGCACCGGGCGAGCGCACGTCGCCGAGCTCCCGTGACGAGCGCGCTACGGAAATCGTAGCGCTCGTCACGGCGAGCGCTCAGCTCGCGCGTCGACCGTTCTCGTGCCCCTCGGGCACGCGCGGCGCGACCTCCGCGGTCGTCTCGCGTCGCACGCGGATGCGGTTCACCACCGAGCGCACGCCGAGCACGTGCTCTGCGATCTCCTCCGCGAGCCACTTCTGCTCGCGGTCCGCGACCGTGCCCTCGATCGTCACGCGCTGCTGCTCGACGCGCACCTCGAGATCGCTCGCGTCGAGCCATCCCTCGTGCGTCATCGCCTCGCACACGTCGTCGTGAATGCGCGCATCGCTGCGCGTCGCGCGGAACGCGGGCACCCCTTCGCGCGGCGGCAGCTGCCGCATCACCCGCGGCTGCATGATCCGCGCGTCGCGCGAAGGCCCGAGCCACGGCGGACGGTGCTCCGCGAACGCGCCGTAGTCGCGCTCGTCGAGGTGCCCGAGCCCGCCGTACGAGTGGGAGTGCGCGTCCATGCCGTACAGCAGCCCACGACGATCGAGATCGTGATGCGCCTCGTCATCGAGATCGCTCGGCATCCGGAGCCGACGCTTGAACGCCTCCCACCTGCGATCACGCCGCATGTGACTGGTCGTAGGCGCGCGCCGACGCGCTTCCAACTCAGCGCGCCGCCGCGAACCGCCCTTCGGCGCGCAGATCGCGCGCCCGCCGTCGCCCTCGCGCGCGCTCCGCGTCGAGGTGCAGCAAGTAGTCGTCGAAGTCGACCTGCATCGTGTGGCGCGGTGACGCGACGTACCGATCGAACATCGCCTCGCGCTCGTGCGCGACGTCGCGCTCCATCTCGGATCGCGACGGAAGCGCGTACTCGCCCAGCAGGTAGTCGGCGATCCACGCCGACTGCACCTCGGCGAGCGGCATGATCGCGCCGAGCGGCTGCAGCAGTCCGACGAAGAACAGGTTCGGGTACGCCGGGTGGAACACGCGCCGGAAGAGCGGCAGGTCGTTGTCGCGCGCCGACACGAACGACGGATCGAAGAACGGGAACGTCACCTTGTAGCCGGTGCAGTAGACGATCACGTCGACGTCCTCGACGCGTCCGTCGACGAAGCGCACCCGCTCGCCCTCGAGCCGCTCGATGTTCGGCCGGTACTCGATCGCGCCGTGCGCGAGCCGATCGAGGATGCGCCCGCTGATCGTCGGATGGGCCGATCCGAACCGGTGATCGGGCATCGGGAGCCCGTAATTCGTGGGCGATCCCGCGGTCATCGCGAGCAGCGTCTCGCCGATGCGGCGCCGGATCCGGAACGGCACGCGCGCGTCGGTGATGATCGTGTCGAGCGGCCTGCCGAACATGTGCTTCGGCACGATCCACGCGCCGCGGCGCGACGCGAGGAACGTCTTCTTCGCGACGTACGAGGCCTCCACCGCGATGTCCATCGCGCTGTTGCCCATGCCGAGCACCAGCACGTTCTGGCCCTTCCACGCGTCGGGCTCGTCGTACTCGTGCGCGTGCATCTGCACTCCGTCGAAGTGCCCGGGGAACGCGGGCTCGGGCCAGCGCGGATCCCAGTGGTGCCCGTTCGCGACCGCGAGCGCGTCGTACGTCTTCGTCTCTCCGCTCGAGAGCGTCACGTCGAAGCGCCCGTCGGCGCGCCGCACCGCGCGCTCGACCGCGGTCTCGAAGCGGATCGAGCCACGGAACCCGAAGTGATCGACGTAGCGATCGAAGTACGCGGCGATCTGCGAGTGATGGGGAAAGTCCGGATAGTCGGCGGGCATCGGGAAGTCCGAGTACGCCATCCGGCCCTTGCTCGTGTTGATGTAGAGCCCGCGATAGCAGGCGCTCATCCCGTTCTTGTTGTGATGGACCCAGTTGCCGCCGACGCGGTCGCTCTTCTCGTAGCAGTCGAAGGGAAGACCACGCTGGTGCAGCACCTTCGCGGTCGCGATGCCGGAGGACCCGGCGCCGATGATGCAGGTACGGGGCAGGCTCATCGCTCTCGAATGCCTCGATTCGTGGGCGTTTAAGGTACACGAGACCCCCACCTCGCGACGAGGCCGCTTGCGACGCGCGGTCGCCGGGTCCAGCATCGTGATCGTGGAGTGGGTGCTGCTGTTCGTGCTCTGGGCTCCCGTCGTCGGCGCGCTCATGCTGCGCGCCGCGATCCACGACCCCGACCGGAGCGCGCAGGCTCTCGCCGCGTACGTGCGCGCGGCGATCTTCCTGCACGCGCTCGCGCTGCCGCCGATGCTCGTCTCGTACGGCGTCGCGCTGCTGGTGCTCGCGGGGTTCGACGCGGCGCTCTTGTTGATGGTCTGGGCCGCACGTCGTGACGAGCAGCGGCTCGAGCACGTGCTCGACGCGATGCGCGATCCCGCGCGGCGCGACGACGGCGTGCGCGACGCGCGCGAGTGGCTCGGCGTGCTGGAAGCACGTCGCGGCGCGAGCGCGCTGCGCGTCGATCACACGCTCGCGATCGCGCGCGCGCTCGACGCGATGGGCCGCACGCGCGAGGCGGAGCAGGCGCTCGAGCGACTGCCGCGCACGCTGCTCGCGCCTCGCGAGGCCGCGCGCATCTCGCTGGCCCTCGCACTGCTCGCGATCGAGCGCGGCGAGATGGCGCGCGCACGAGAGTTCACGGCCCGTGCCCTCGGCCGTGCACCGCTCGGCGCGCCCGAGGTCTCGACGGCGCGCGCGGTCTGGGCGCTGCTCGACGCGGTCGACGGCCACACGCGACGTGCGCTGATCGGCATCAGCCGGATCACCGGCGTGCTCGCGAGCCCGCTCGATCGCGCGATGATCGCGCTCGCCCGCGCGCACGTCCTCGCGGGCCGAGGCGAGCCCCACGGCGCGAGGGCGCTGCTGCGCGAGCTCGACGCCGAGGCGCGCGCGCGCGCCGAGCGTCTCGCCGCGTCGTGTCCGGGCCCCGCATCGCCGCTCGTGCACGGCCTCGAGCATCCGCTCGAGTCACCCTACCGCTGACGCGCGAGAGAGCGAAGACGAGGAAGCCCCGTCGATCGGCGATCGACGGGGCTCTTTCGAGTGGCCGTGTCGCGAGAAGCGCAAGCGGGTGGGGGCCCGCGCGCAGCTCGGCGGTCGACAGGGGGGCGCGCAGCCCCCCGGGGAAGCTCAGTCCACCGCGCCGATCGTGTTCAGGTACGCGATGACCGCTTCCATGTCGTCGGCGCTCAGGCGGTGCTCGGGGATCGCGGCCATCTGGCCCGAGCCCTCGCGGATCTGACGCCGCATGCGCTCCGGCGTCCAGTGGATGTTCTCGAGCCGCGGCGCCTCGCCCTCGTGGCAGCCGGCGCAGCGCGACTGGTACTTCTCCTGACCGAGCGCGACGTCGGTCGATGTGACGCCGCCGGCGTACTCGCCGCCCGCCGTCGCCTCGCCACCGCCCGCTTCCTCGCCGCCGGCCGCAGCGCCACCGCCGCCACCGCCGCAGCCCACCGCGAGCACGAGTCCCATCACCGTCATCAGTCTGCGCATTCGCCCTCCGTGGATCGCGGCCAGCGTAGACGATCCGCACGCTCGGATCCAAAGGCGAACCACGGGTTTTTCGGAGCATCGACGAAGAGCGCGGAGCGCTCCGTGCGCCTCGTCAGCGAGGGCGCGTCGCATCGCGCAGGAAGCGATCGCTCAGCACCTCGTCGCCGTCCTCCTCGAGGCCGAGGTCGTGCGAGAGATCGCGCGGCTCCTCCCGCACCCGATCGCGATCACGATCCCGCCGCCGACGGACCGGCTGCGCGACCTCGACGGCAGGCGACGGCGCGGCCTCGACGATCTCCGCCGCGGCGCTCGGCTCGACCTGCGGCTCGGGCTCCGGCGCCGCGACCACGACGCGCTCCACGATCGTCGGCGGCGCGCTCGGCGGTGGCGCGCTCGCCTGGACGACGAGCACGCCCGCGAGCGCCGCGGCGACGACGCTCGAGAGCCCGAACGCGAGCGCCCACGGTCCGCGGCGCGAGGCCGGCGACGACTCCGCGCTCGCGATGCGCGCCTCGAGCTCGCCGCGCATCGCCTCGCGCTCCGACTGCACCGCCGCGATCTGCGCGCGCAGCGTGTCGAGCGATCGATCACGCGCGGCCTCGGCCTCGACGCGCAGCCGCGCCTCGACCTCGATGCGCACCCGCTCGCGCGCTCGCTCCGCCTCCGCGGCCTCGCGCGCCTCGATCTCGCGGCGCGCGGCAGCGGCAGCGTTCGCCTCCTCGGCGCGACGTCGCTCGTCCGCCTCGCGACGCTGCGCCTCGAGGCGCTCCGACTCGAGCTGTCGGAGCTCCGAGAGGGCCACCATCACGCTGTTCTCGCTCGTCGCCATCGCCGCCTCCCGCGCCGTGCCGCAGCACGCGCTCTGGCGGACCTCTTCAGCAGCCTCCGAGCCATCGCGACAACCGCGAGATTTCCTGCGATTCGCGCCCGACCGAGCCAACGACTCTATGAATCGCAGAGCGATGATTCTACGATTTGCGACCGCGCCCGACGGGCTTCCGCGCCCGGAGCCCGAGCTGGTTGAAGCGCAGCCGCACCCGCCGCGCGCCGCTCGGATCGCGACCCGCGAGCAGCCGCTTGGCCATCGCGTCGAAGTCGCCCTTCGTCTCCACGAAGAGCCGCTCGTAGAGCTGCGCCTCGAGGCTCCGCGCGACCTCGTGCAGCGTCGCGCCGGGGCGCACGTCGAAGGCCGCGGCCACGCGAGGTCCCTTCCCGCTCGGCGTCTCGTCGGGCGCGAGCGCGCCGAGCAGCTCGCGGATCAGCTTCGCGGGGATCGGGATCGTGCGCGCCGGCTCGCCGCTCGCGCCGCGTCCTTCGCGCGCGGCCTCGAGCGCGTCGGAGAGCGCGAACACGACCGCGCTCGCGACCAGCAGCTCGAGCTCGCGCACGTTCCCCGGCCACGCATGCCGCATCAGCTCGTCGAGGCTCGAGCGCGCGAGCACGAACCCCACGCCGCGCGACGGCGGCCTCGGCGCCGCGCGACGCGCGATCTGGAGCTCGGCGTGCGGCGCCCCGCGGATCCCGGCGACCTCCATGTACTCCGCGAGCAGCGCGCGATCGGCGCCCGCCGCGAGCTTGCGACGCACGAAGACGTGCGCGAGCTCCTCGAGATCCTCGAGCCGCTCGCGCAGCGGCGGCACCACGAGGCGCGCCGCGGGGTTCAGGCGCGCGTAGAGATCGGCGCGGAACGCGCCGCTCGTCACCTTCGCGCGCAGGTCCGCGTTCGTCGCCGCGATCAGCTTCACGTCGACCGCGCGTGGCGCGGTCTCACCGAGCCGCGTGATGCGTCCGTCCTGCAGCGCGAGGAGCAACATGCGCTGCGCCTCGGGCGGCAGGTTCCCGATCTCGTCGAGGAAGAGCGTGCCGCCGCTCGCCTCCTCGAAGCGACCGCGACGATCGACCGCGCCGCTGAACGCACCGCGTGTCGTGCCGAAGAGCTCCGACGCGATCAGCGTCTCGGGGATCGCCGCGAGGTCGACCGCGACGAAGGGCCCCGTGCGCCGCGTCGCAGGATGGATGACGCGCTCCGCGAGCGCGCTCTTGCCGGTGCCGGTCTCGCCGAGGATCAACATCGGCAGCGACGTGCGCGCGAGGGCGAGCGCATCGCGGCGCAGGCGCGCCATCGTCGCGGCGCCGCCCCACGTGTACCCGCCCGCTTCCGGCGAGTCGCGACGTCGCGCGAGCACGCGCTCCACGAGCAGCGAGAGAGCGCGCGCGTCGTACGCCGCTTCTCCCGCGAGCGTCGCGAACTCGTCGACCGAGAGCGCCTCCGCCGCGTCCTCGAACGCGATCTCCTCCTCCGACGTCATCAGCACGACGGGCAGCTCGCCGCGCGCGCGCCGCAGGTGCGCGAGGATGTCGATGCCCTGGAGGCGCCGCCGACGCTCGAGGTCCGGCTCGTCGGACGGGAGCAAGCGTTCCTCGGGCACGTCGAACGCGACGTCGAGCAGCACGACGTCGACGTCGCGGTGTCGCGCGAGCGCTTCCTCGGCCTCGCGCGCGTCGTGCGCGTGCGTCAGCGTGCACCCGGTGCGACGCGCGCAGTCCCAGCAAGGCCCGGGCTGATCGCAGCGCGTCGCGTAGTCGTAGTCGCGCAAGAGCGCGTGGGCGAGCTCGACGTAACGATCCCCGTCGTCGATGACGAGCAGCTTGGGGCGGGTGGCGCTCATGACGTCCGTTCGCGCGCGATCGCGCGCAGCGTCTCCTCGATCGCGCGCGCGTCGCGGGCGATCGCGCTCAGCGCAGCCGCGTCCCCGGCGCGCGCGTCGGCCTCGCGCGCGTCGATCGCACGAAGGCGCGTGCGCACGTCGTCGAGCCGCGCGTCGGGCGCGATCGCCGCGAGCGGCCGCGCGAGCTCCTCGAAGCGCGCCGATGCACGCGCCCCGCGGTACGTCTCGTACACGTCGCGCAACAACATCGACGCGAAGAGCCCGTCGATCATCTGCCCGTCGCGAAGGTTGCGCGCGGTGCGCGCGACGTACTTGCCGACGTCGTGCAGCAGCGTCGCGGCGAGCCGTCGCGCCTCGCTCATCGCGCGACTCCGAGCGCCTCGCGGATC includes:
- a CDS encoding YncE family protein, which produces MLSYCARISTPVVVSVALAACDGRAAPSDGGSELPDAVAQDDAPDAPADAGPPDVLFVGNSYVFVNDVAGHYRAIVPGGRVEEVTEGGYTFAQHAADARTEGTALARALDEDGAFDVVVLQEQSQIGGFYPVDADRIASIAGASELGALARARGARVVLYATWGRERGDTSGFPPYTTYRSMQAMLDAGYLGLAALLRDEGVDVRIAPVGGAFHAVHDDVVRAGGDPYAEGSDFDALYEPDESHPSLRGAYLAACVIAATITGDDPRTFVDEPTLGADTSSALRDACARAIDDPRWTVPAIVRTEPLMLDEPTTYGRVGITIAMSSDGSRVIAGASAMGSARVFARGATAWAEEIAWADARDVIALSGDGVRAIAGDRIVRRENEVWTDEATVPPGPGTFVGRGGSAALSADGTRAVVGGLWDETGEGATVSARVLVRSGETWAEEAPIPASEASLFTAVTVAMDATGERIVVSDGAVRVFVRDGTTWNLEGTLGTGRLPVAISGDGTRALVGDSDALRAIAYLRSGTTWAEEQTLIGSPASRFGSAVALSADGTRAIVGAPGDMPVVMRAGTGSARVFVHRDGAFHEDFVVVPREPATVTPNLGWSVALDATGTRAALGEPDHDAGAELPSTGRAHVAELP
- a CDS encoding S9 family peptidase, with protein sequence MFRRPWASAAVAAMVIGCGSNASEEETGADPTTAPPIEAAPSAPASIADPDFLEQYAVTYRFNHGHPGGFRLTPEGDAVLFLRSGPRSFVNDLWTFDVAGGTERVLLTADQVLGGAEEELSAEERARRERMRMTSRGIAGFDLSPDGRTLLVPLSGRLFLVDRARAGQEGSVRELISSAGFPVDARFSPDGSKIAVVREGDLYVIDVASGRERRITTRPNEHVEYGSAEFVAQEEMSRYEGYWWSPDSRSLLVQETDTSGVERMHILDPSHPEQSAHESPYPRPGMPNASVRLALVSANGGALRYVDWDRERYPYLATVRWAQNAPITLLVQDRAQQEELLLAIDPTSLEQRTLLTERDDAWLNLDQDVPRFIANGTQFLWASERSGEWRLELRNTADGALIRELTPQEFGYHGIVAVDEASGKVWVGASNEPSEMHVYRVSLDGTGEPEQMTSGRAMHEAVVARNGSAWVHTSRTLEGPRTSTVKRADGTEAGVVRSYAEEAPFAPNVTIENVGARAWRAAIVRPRNFEEGRRYPVLVHVYAGPGVRYVSADRDRWMLNQWFADHGFIVVTFDGRGTPGRGREWERAIRGDFITVPLEDQVAALQAAGAAHPEMDLERVGIYGWSFGGYFSAMAVLRRPDVFRAGIAGAPVSEWRDYDTHYTERYLGLPEAEGQEGAYAQSSVLTYAARTEGDQRPLLIVHGTADDNVYFSHAIKLSDAMFRAGRDHEFLPLAGLTHMVPEPLVTRRLQTRMIEFFRRSLAR
- a CDS encoding flavin-containing monooxygenase — its product is MSLPRTCIIGAGSSGIATAKVLHQRGLPFDCYEKSDRVGGNWVHHNKNGMSACYRGLYINTSKGRMAYSDFPMPADYPDFPHHSQIAAYFDRYVDHFGFRGSIRFETAVERAVRRADGRFDVTLSSGETKTYDALAVANGHHWDPRWPEPAFPGHFDGVQMHAHEYDEPDAWKGQNVLVLGMGNSAMDIAVEASYVAKKTFLASRRGAWIVPKHMFGRPLDTIITDARVPFRIRRRIGETLLAMTAGSPTNYGLPMPDHRFGSAHPTISGRILDRLAHGAIEYRPNIERLEGERVRFVDGRVEDVDVIVYCTGYKVTFPFFDPSFVSARDNDLPLFRRVFHPAYPNLFFVGLLQPLGAIMPLAEVQSAWIADYLLGEYALPSRSEMERDVAHEREAMFDRYVASPRHTMQVDFDDYLLHLDAERARGRRRARDLRAEGRFAAAR
- a CDS encoding c-type cytochrome, producing the protein MTVMGLVLAVGCGGGGGGAAAGGEEAGGGEATAGGEYAGGVTSTDVALGQEKYQSRCAGCHEGEAPRLENIHWTPERMRRQIREGSGQMAAIPEHRLSADDMEAVIAYLNTIGAVD
- a CDS encoding BON domain-containing protein; the protein is MPSDLDDEAHHDLDRRGLLYGMDAHSHSYGGLGHLDERDYGAFAEHRPPWLGPSRDARIMQPRVMRQLPPREGVPAFRATRSDARIHDDVCEAMTHEGWLDASDLEVRVEQQRVTIEGTVADREQKWLAEEIAEHVLGVRSVVNRIRVRRETTAEVAPRVPEGHENGRRAS
- a CDS encoding sigma-54-dependent transcriptional regulator, with protein sequence MSATRPKLLVIDDGDRYVELAHALLRDYDYATRCDQPGPCWDCARRTGCTLTHAHDAREAEEALARHRDVDVVLLDVAFDVPEERLLPSDEPDLERRRRLQGIDILAHLRRARGELPVVLMTSEEEIAFEDAAEALSVDEFATLAGEAAYDARALSLLVERVLARRRDSPEAGGYTWGGAATMARLRRDALALARTSLPMLILGETGTGKSALAERVIHPATRRTGPFVAVDLAAIPETLIASELFGTTRGAFSGAVDRRGRFEEASGGTLFLDEIGNLPPEAQRMLLLALQDGRITRLGETAPRAVDVKLIAATNADLRAKVTSGAFRADLYARLNPAARLVVPPLRERLEDLEELAHVFVRRKLAAGADRALLAEYMEVAGIRGAPHAELQIARRAAPRPPSRGVGFVLARSSLDELMRHAWPGNVRELELLVASAVVFALSDALEAAREGRGASGEPARTIPIPAKLIRELLGALAPDETPSGKGPRVAAAFDVRPGATLHEVARSLEAQLYERLFVETKGDFDAMAKRLLAGRDPSGARRVRLRFNQLGLRARKPVGRGRKS